The following are from one region of the Sorghum bicolor cultivar BTx623 chromosome 2, Sorghum_bicolor_NCBIv3, whole genome shotgun sequence genome:
- the LOC8057326 gene encoding protein Barley B recombinant, translated as MDDDDGSLGIRNWGFYDTVKGNLGLQLMSSAPPDRDTKSLLPNGAFLQHHGHHNAPHQLHMQHSLHSRGPAGGRASGGMPTESQPIHMDFSRNEAWLHQPHHHQRPREQRVLHSRPIGPDGHVGHPGYGGHPAHGGHIVHHHPTGYEMISDAQHTLQMMQPQLETQLQEPPPCKEEEAPPPLIEDHTAVSTGPPVKKRQRGRQQNRQPKSPKPKKPKKAAVPVEDGAPNGHAPRRRGPKKTVGMVINGIELDLANIPTPVCSCTGSPQQCYRWGAGGWQSACCTTSISMYPLPMSTKRRGARISGRKMSHGAFKKVLEKLAGEGYNLANPINLKTFWAKHGTNKFVTIR; from the coding sequence ATGGACGACGATGATGGCAGCCTAGGCATTCGGAATTGGGGCTTCTATGACACTGTCAAAGGCAACCTCGGCCTGCAGCTCATGTCGTCTGCGCCACCTGACCGGGACACAAAGTCACTGCTCCCGAACGGTGCCTTCTTGCAGCACCATGGACACCACAATGCCCCACACCAGCTCCACATGCAGCACTCGCTACATTCCCGTGGCCCCGCTGGTGGTCGAGCCTCTGGTGGCATGCCCACCGAGTCGCAACCTATTCACATGGACTTCTCACGCAATGAAGCTTGGTTGCACCAGCCACACCACCACCAACGTCCCCGTGAGCAGAGGGTCCTTCATTCTCGCCCTATTGGGCCAGATGGACATGTTGGTCATCCAGGCTATGGTGGCCATCCTGCGCATGGTGGACATATTGTGCATCACCATCCTACTGGCTATGAGATGATATCAGATGCACAGCATACTCTCCAGATGATGCAACCACAGCTTGAGACACAGCTTCAGGAGCCTCCTCCATGTAAGGAAGAGGAAGCGCCACCTCCACTGATAGAGGATCACACTGCAGTTAGTACCGGGCCACCTGTGAAAAAGAGGCAGCGGGGCCGGCAGCAGAACCGGCAGCCTAAGTCACCAAAGCCTAAAAAGCCTAAGAAGGCTGCTGTTCCAGTGGAGGATGGAGCACCCAATGGGCATGCGCCCCGAAGGAGGGGACCTAAGAAGACTGTGGGGATGGTGATTAATGGTATTGAGCTGGACCTTGCCAACATACCAACACCAGTCTGCTCGTGCACCGGATCTCCCCAGCAATGCTACCGGTGGGGTGCAGGTGGCTGGCAGTCTGCATGCTGCACAACTTCTATATCTATGTATCCACTTCCAATGAGCACAAAGCGCCGGGGTGCACGTATTTCTGGAAGGAAGATGAGCCATGGTGCATTCAAAAAGGTGCTTGAGAAGCTGGCTGGTGAAGGGTACAACCTTGCTAATCCAATTAACTTGAAGACGTTTTGGGCTAAGCATGGTACAAATAAGTTTGTAACGATCAGGTAA